The following is a genomic window from Malus sylvestris chromosome 12, drMalSylv7.2, whole genome shotgun sequence.
TTCATGGAGATATCATCTTTTACTCTGTCCACTCCAAGATCCCCACTTTTTCTCCCTTTCCAATCGTCCCAATCCACCTTCTTGTCCAGCAATGGCACCACCTCTTTGTCCTTCAGCAAAAGCACTGTCAGTGGCAGTGCTTTGGTTCTGAGCAGAAGCAGAACGAGAACCGAGAGAGCCCAGACGGGTATGACGTGTAACGCTCTGTTTGGTCTGGGGATGCCGGAGCTTGTGGTTATAGCCGGTGTGGCGGCTCTGGTTTTTGGGCCCAAGAAGTTGCCTGAAGTGGGGAAGAGTATTGGGAAGACTGTCAAGAGCTTCCAGCAGGTTGGTTTCTTTTCAACTGGATCTGTTTGGTTCTCGAGAAAATTTATGAACTTTATTGCTTATTGGATTGTTTTAATTGTTAGTGTTGTTTGTGTAATTGGGAATTGGAAGAAATTCAGTAGTTTTATGTTTCTAAATAGGGGTTTTGTTCTTGAGGAAATTTATGCAATATCTGGAAATATTGTTGCACTAGCTTTAGTTTCAGTGGAAAAAGAGGAATAAAAGAAGCAAAATTGGGTAATTATGTTTGAGGATGTTGTGTTAAAATGGGAAGTTAAATGTCAAATTAGGAAGAACAAAATGACATGCCATGCTTGTACTATGCGTGCTGGACTCTAGTCGAAGAACATGCTTGTTAGTGGCAATAATCGATAGGAGAAAACACTATGTGTAAGAAGGGGGAAGAAGAATTGAAGTCACATTAAAATGGAGTGAATTAAGTGGGATAGCTGTATTGGTGATTAGGTAAGTAAATGCCTTATACTTCGGGTGTTAAATGGCGAAAAGTTGGAATTCTAATATTCCATTTACTTCCCTTTTCGGCTTTGTGTTGTTACGAGTAGGGCAACTCTTGAAATGTTGTAGATTGTTGATTATTGTGGAGTTGTAAGTTTTAAGAAGTTGTTTCTGCCTTGTGTATGACTTTTGGTTTAAGTAACTGTATATTCGATGGTGCCTCCATATTGGAGAAAGAAACTACTGTAACCTCTCAGTCGTAGTAGAGTTCACAGTGATTTTTATTGTGAACGTATTGTTTTAATTGAAGGTAGTTTTCCTTTGAAGTTTTGGTATTGAAGGTAAAAGATTTCAAAGTTATAACATAGTTCAAAATGATGACGATAGGAAGGAAAACAGATACAATGGTAACCCTTGCAGTTGTTTATGAATAACAAacaataaaggtcgtacccagtgcacaaggctcccgctttacgcagggtctaggagaggtgaatgtcggctagccttacccccatttatggagaggctgctcccaagtctcgaacctgAGACCTAcagctcatgggcgaaggcacttgccatcgtaccaagtgcgacctcttatgAATAACAAACAATAAGCAGGTAAATACAACTCCTTTGCATTCTCCCGT
Proteins encoded in this region:
- the LOC126594381 gene encoding sec-independent protein translocase protein TATA, chloroplastic-like, which encodes MEISSFTLSTPRSPLFLPFQSSQSTFLSSNGTTSLSFSKSTVSGSALVLSRSRTRTERAQTGMTCNALFGLGMPELVVIAGVAALVFGPKKLPEVGKSIGKTVKSFQQAAKEFETELKKEPEGLTETPTAVSEEEKQEAKVPSSQENA